The Allochromatium tepidum genome has a window encoding:
- the gap gene encoding type I glyceraldehyde-3-phosphate dehydrogenase: MTIKVGINGFGRIGRMAFRAIAKDFPGIEVVAINDLLDPDYLAYMLKYDSVHGNFKGDIAVDGHTMIVNGKRIRLTAERDPANLKWGEVGVDLVIESTGFFLDEPSCRKHIQAGAKKVVQSAPSKDATPMFVYGVNHKEYAGQAIVSAASCTTNCLAPVAKVLHDNWGIKRGLMTTVHAATATQKTVDGPSMKDWRGGRGILENIIPSSTGAAKAVGKVLPELNGKLTGMAFRVPTSDVSVVDLTVELSKEAKYDEICAAMKAASESGDLAGVLGYTDEKVVSTDFRGCANPSIFDAEAGIALDPTFVKVVAWYDNEYGYTCNMLRLVEHVAK, encoded by the coding sequence ATGACAATCAAGGTTGGCATCAATGGGTTTGGTCGTATCGGTCGCATGGCGTTCCGCGCCATCGCCAAGGACTTCCCCGGTATCGAGGTCGTGGCCATCAACGACCTGCTCGACCCCGACTACCTGGCCTACATGCTCAAGTACGACTCGGTCCACGGTAACTTCAAGGGCGACATCGCGGTCGACGGCCACACCATGATCGTCAACGGCAAGCGCATCCGCCTGACCGCCGAGCGCGATCCGGCCAATCTGAAGTGGGGCGAGGTCGGTGTGGATCTGGTCATCGAGTCGACCGGCTTCTTCCTCGACGAGCCGTCCTGCCGGAAGCATATCCAGGCCGGCGCCAAGAAGGTCGTTCAGAGTGCGCCCTCCAAGGACGCCACCCCGATGTTCGTCTACGGCGTCAACCACAAGGAATACGCCGGTCAGGCCATCGTCTCGGCGGCCTCCTGCACCACCAACTGTCTGGCGCCGGTCGCCAAGGTGCTGCACGACAACTGGGGCATCAAGCGCGGTCTGATGACCACGGTCCACGCCGCCACCGCGACCCAGAAGACGGTCGACGGCCCCTCGATGAAGGACTGGCGCGGCGGTCGCGGCATCCTGGAGAACATCATCCCCTCCTCCACCGGCGCGGCCAAGGCGGTCGGCAAGGTGCTGCCGGAACTCAACGGCAAGCTCACCGGCATGGCCTTCCGCGTGCCGACCTCCGACGTCTCGGTCGTCGACCTGACCGTCGAGCTGTCGAAGGAAGCCAAGTACGACGAGATCTGCGCCGCCATGAAGGCCGCCTCCGAGTCGGGCGATCTGGCCGGCGTGCTGGGCTACACGGATGAGAAGGTCGTCTCGACCGACTTCCGTGGCTGCGCCAACCCATCGATCTTCGACGCCGAGGCCGGTATCGCGCTCGATCCGACCTTCGTCAAGGTCGTGGCCTGGTACGACAACGAGTACGGCTACACCTGCAACATGCTGCGTCTGGTCGAGCACGTCGCGAAGTAA
- a CDS encoding FitA-like ribbon-helix-helix domain-containing protein — translation MGKAVMAQVIVRELEDVVKQGLKRRAARHGNSMEEEIREILRNAVRQEQAPPSRLGSRIAARFRGQGLDTDLPELQGSEARAATFDQ, via the coding sequence ATGGGTAAAGCTGTCATGGCACAAGTCATCGTCAGAGAGCTGGAAGATGTCGTCAAACAGGGACTCAAGCGCCGCGCCGCGCGTCACGGAAATAGCATGGAAGAAGAAATCCGCGAGATTCTCCGGAATGCGGTTCGTCAAGAGCAAGCCCCGCCCAGTCGGCTGGGTTCACGCATTGCCGCTCGTTTCAGAGGCCAGGGACTCGACACGGATCTGCCCGAACTCCAGGGTTCCGAGGCGCGGGCAGCGACGTTCGACCAATGA
- a CDS encoding MFS transporter — MSDLDRLYRLGPIHLAPSVTRMQAATLLFGAFFSIGLMTFIAVGQTYILNAHLGIPTDVQGTISGDLVFWTEIITLALFIPAGILVDRVGRRLIFAIGFMLLAVTYVLYPMAGSVDELYLYRIVYALGVVTVATALSTVMADYPAERSRGKLVATVGVLSGLGIVVINQFFGGLPKSLTAHGMEAVQAGYVTHYIVAGIAVVVAVMVWLGLQKGTPMHHEERPSVRDLFVSGFAQARNPRILLAYLAAFIARGDQSVNAVFLILWGTTAGLAAGMDSAEAVKNGTIIFVLAQVSALVWAPIMGPFMDRMDRVTGLALSMALAAVGNLAVIWMVDPTPGSAWFFCVLLGIGQISVYLASQSLVGQEAPLNKRGSVMGAFNVAGAIGILIITAIGGRLFDGVAPYAPFVLVGAVNVGLLVLCVVVRLSGPAKPAVALEKV, encoded by the coding sequence ATGTCCGACCTCGATCGACTCTACCGACTCGGCCCGATCCACCTTGCACCCAGCGTCACGCGCATGCAGGCCGCGACCCTGCTGTTCGGCGCCTTCTTCTCCATCGGTCTGATGACCTTCATCGCCGTCGGGCAGACCTATATCCTCAACGCCCATCTCGGCATCCCGACCGACGTGCAGGGCACCATCAGCGGCGATCTGGTGTTCTGGACCGAGATCATCACCCTGGCGCTGTTCATCCCCGCCGGCATCCTGGTCGACCGTGTCGGCCGGCGTCTGATCTTCGCCATCGGTTTTATGCTGCTGGCCGTGACCTATGTCCTCTATCCGATGGCCGGCTCGGTCGACGAACTCTATCTCTACCGCATCGTCTATGCGCTGGGCGTGGTCACGGTCGCCACGGCGCTCTCGACCGTGATGGCCGACTATCCGGCCGAACGCTCCCGCGGCAAGCTGGTGGCCACCGTGGGGGTGCTCAGCGGGCTGGGGATCGTCGTCATCAACCAGTTCTTCGGCGGGCTGCCGAAAAGTCTGACGGCGCATGGGATGGAGGCTGTCCAGGCGGGTTATGTCACCCATTACATCGTGGCCGGCATCGCGGTGGTGGTGGCGGTTATGGTCTGGCTGGGACTCCAGAAGGGCACGCCGATGCATCATGAGGAACGCCCGTCGGTGCGCGATCTGTTCGTCAGCGGTTTCGCACAGGCGCGCAATCCGCGCATCCTGCTCGCGTATCTGGCCGCCTTCATCGCGCGCGGCGATCAGTCGGTCAATGCCGTCTTCCTGATCCTGTGGGGCACGACGGCTGGGCTGGCGGCGGGGATGGATTCGGCCGAGGCGGTCAAGAACGGCACCATCATCTTCGTGCTGGCTCAGGTTTCGGCTCTGGTGTGGGCGCCGATCATGGGGCCGTTCATGGACCGGATGGACCGGGTGACGGGACTGGCGCTGTCGATGGCGCTGGCGGCCGTCGGCAATCTGGCGGTGATCTGGATGGTCGACCCGACGCCCGGCTCGGCCTGGTTCTTCTGCGTGCTGCTCGGCATCGGTCAGATCAGCGTCTACCTGGCCTCGCAGTCGCTCGTGGGGCAGGAGGCGCCGCTGAACAAGCGCGGCTCGGTGATGGGCGCGTTCAATGTCGCCGGTGCGATCGGCATCCTGATCATCACGGCGATCGGCGGGCGGCTGTTCGATGGGGTCGCACCCTATGCGCCCTTCGTGCTGGTGGGTGCGGTCAATGTGGGGCTGCTGGTGCTCTGTGTGGTCGTGCGGCTGAGCGGACCGGCCAAGCCGGCTGTGGCGCTGGAGAAGGTCTGA
- the ahcY gene encoding adenosylhomocysteinase: protein MSEFTDYKVADIDLAGFGRREIAIAETEMPGLMAIRRKYAASKPLAGARITGSLHMTIQTAVLIETLVDLGAQVRWCSCNIFSTQDHAAAAIAARGIPVYAWKGETLEEYWWCTEQVINWPDGKGPNMILDDGGDATLLVHKGVEFEKAGAVPAPKADDNEEWTAILGVLGRTFERDREHWHKLAADIKGVTEETTTGVHRLYEMAKSGTLLFPGINVNDSVTKSKFDNLYGCRESLVDGIKRATDVMIAGKIAMVCGYGDVGKGCCQSLRGLGATVWVSEIDPICALQAAMEGYRVVTMEDAAPVADIFVTATGNLNVITHDHMAAMKDQAIVCNIGHFDNEIDVAGIAKYEWEEIKPQVDHVIFPDGKRIILLAKGRLVNLGCATGHPSFVMSNSFTNQVLAQIELFTKTEQYPVGVYVLPKHLDEDVARLHLEKIGARLTVLSKTQADYIGVAVEGPYKPDHYRY from the coding sequence ATGAGTGAGTTCACCGACTACAAGGTTGCCGACATCGATCTGGCCGGTTTCGGCCGCAGGGAGATCGCCATCGCCGAGACCGAAATGCCCGGTCTGATGGCCATCCGCCGCAAGTACGCCGCTTCCAAGCCGCTGGCCGGCGCGCGCATCACCGGCAGCCTGCACATGACCATCCAGACCGCCGTGCTGATCGAGACCCTGGTCGATCTCGGCGCCCAGGTGCGCTGGTGCTCCTGCAACATCTTCTCCACCCAGGACCACGCCGCCGCCGCCATTGCGGCGCGCGGCATCCCGGTCTATGCCTGGAAGGGCGAGACCCTGGAGGAATACTGGTGGTGCACCGAGCAGGTCATCAACTGGCCCGACGGCAAGGGTCCGAACATGATCCTCGACGACGGCGGCGACGCGACCCTGTTGGTCCACAAGGGTGTAGAGTTCGAGAAGGCCGGCGCCGTGCCTGCGCCCAAGGCCGACGACAACGAGGAATGGACCGCGATCCTCGGCGTGCTGGGCCGCACCTTCGAGCGCGACCGCGAGCACTGGCACAAGCTCGCCGCCGACATCAAGGGCGTGACCGAGGAGACCACCACCGGTGTGCACCGTCTCTATGAGATGGCCAAGAGCGGCACTTTGCTGTTCCCCGGCATCAACGTCAACGATTCCGTCACCAAGTCCAAGTTCGACAACCTCTACGGCTGCCGCGAGTCGCTGGTCGACGGCATCAAGCGTGCCACCGACGTCATGATCGCCGGCAAGATCGCCATGGTCTGCGGCTATGGCGACGTGGGCAAGGGCTGCTGCCAGTCGCTGCGTGGATTGGGCGCCACCGTGTGGGTGTCCGAGATCGACCCGATCTGCGCGCTGCAAGCCGCGATGGAAGGCTATCGTGTCGTGACCATGGAAGACGCGGCCCCGGTCGCCGACATCTTCGTCACCGCCACCGGCAACCTCAACGTCATCACCCATGACCACATGGCGGCGATGAAGGATCAGGCCATCGTCTGCAACATCGGTCACTTCGACAACGAGATCGATGTCGCCGGCATCGCCAAGTATGAGTGGGAGGAGATCAAGCCGCAGGTCGATCACGTCATCTTCCCCGACGGCAAGCGCATCATCCTGCTGGCTAAGGGCCGTCTGGTGAATCTGGGCTGCGCGACCGGGCATCCGAGCTTCGTCATGTCCAACAGCTTCACCAACCAGGTGCTGGCGCAGATCGAGCTGTTCACCAAGACCGAGCAGTATCCGGTCGGCGTCTATGTGCTGCCCAAGCATCTCGACGAGGACGTGGCGCGGCTGCATCTCGAAAAGATCGGCGCCAGGCTGACGGTGCTGTCCAAGACCCAGGCCGACTACATCGGCGTGGCGGTCGAGGGTCCGTACAAGCCGGATCATTATCGCTACTGA
- a CDS encoding thioredoxin family protein encodes MVSTETPLCDFGAPAPDFALPGVDGRIWTRDQCKGSRGLLVMFICNHCPYVKAIRDRLVRDARELAALGIGCVAISSNDVNDYPEDSFDHMKQVAAEFDFPFPYLYDESQAVARAYGAVCTPDFFGYDSELGLQYRGRLDASRKEAAPPDVRRDLFEAMKQVAETGKGPTEQIPSIGCSIKWKAN; translated from the coding sequence ATGGTCTCGACTGAAACCCCGCTCTGCGACTTTGGCGCTCCGGCTCCCGACTTCGCGCTCCCCGGCGTCGATGGCCGGATCTGGACCCGCGACCAGTGCAAGGGCTCGCGCGGTCTTCTGGTGATGTTCATCTGCAACCACTGCCCCTATGTGAAGGCGATCCGCGACCGGTTGGTGCGTGATGCGCGCGAGCTGGCCGCGCTCGGCATCGGCTGCGTGGCCATCAGCTCCAACGATGTCAACGACTACCCCGAAGACTCCTTCGACCACATGAAGCAGGTGGCCGCAGAGTTCGATTTCCCCTTCCCCTATCTCTACGACGAAAGCCAGGCGGTCGCGCGCGCCTATGGCGCCGTCTGCACCCCGGACTTCTTCGGCTACGACAGCGAGCTGGGCCTCCAGTATCGCGGTCGGCTCGACGCCAGCCGCAAGGAGGCCGCACCACCGGATGTGCGCCGCGATCTGTTCGAGGCCATGAAACAGGTCGCCGAGACCGGCAAAGGCCCGACCGAACAGATCCCGAGCATCGGCTGCTCGATCAAGTGGAAGGCGAACTGA
- the metF gene encoding methylenetetrahydrofolate reductase [NAD(P)H], whose protein sequence is MTTSETPKRVYSVELFPPKTAEGMDKLKQEIPKIDALGPAYFSVTYGAGGSTREGTFETVAWLRAQGIDTAPHLACIGSTRDQVREILAHYHEQGINRLVALRGDLPSGMGAGNSGDFRYANELVSFVRAEFGDAFVIEVAAYPEYHPQSGSPARDLENFKRKVEAGAEAAITQYFYNADAYFGFVESCERAGIAIPIVPGIMPITNYTQLARFSDACGAEIPRWIRRRLEGYGDDVESIRAFGHEVVLGLCRRLIEGGAPGLHFYTMNQSGPVTRLWSELGLSD, encoded by the coding sequence ATGACAACATCCGAGACCCCGAAGCGGGTCTACAGTGTCGAGCTGTTCCCCCCCAAGACCGCCGAGGGGATGGACAAGCTCAAGCAAGAAATCCCGAAGATCGATGCCCTGGGTCCGGCGTATTTCTCCGTGACCTATGGGGCGGGCGGCTCGACCCGCGAAGGGACGTTCGAGACCGTCGCCTGGCTGCGTGCGCAGGGCATCGACACCGCGCCGCATCTGGCCTGTATCGGCTCGACGCGCGATCAGGTGCGCGAGATCCTGGCGCACTACCACGAGCAGGGCATCAATCGCCTGGTGGCGCTGCGCGGCGACCTGCCCTCCGGCATGGGCGCGGGCAACAGCGGCGACTTCCGTTATGCCAACGAGCTGGTGAGCTTCGTGCGCGCCGAGTTCGGCGACGCCTTCGTGATCGAGGTCGCGGCCTATCCCGAGTATCACCCGCAATCGGGAAGCCCGGCGCGCGATCTGGAGAACTTCAAGCGCAAGGTGGAGGCGGGCGCCGAGGCTGCCATCACGCAGTATTTCTACAACGCCGATGCCTATTTCGGCTTCGTGGAGAGCTGTGAGCGCGCCGGGATCGCCATCCCCATCGTTCCCGGCATCATGCCGATCACCAACTACACCCAGCTCGCGCGCTTCTCGGACGCCTGCGGGGCCGAGATCCCGCGCTGGATCCGGCGGCGGCTCGAAGGCTATGGCGACGATGTCGAGAGTATCCGCGCCTTCGGGCACGAGGTGGTGCTCGGCCTCTGTCGTCGGCTGATCGAGGGCGGCGCACCCGGACTGCACTTCTACACCATGAATCAATCCGGGCCGGTGACGCGCCTGTGGTCTGAATTGGGCCTGTCGGATTGA
- the tkt gene encoding transketolase, protein MSSRRELANAVRALAMDAVQKANSGHPGAPMGMADIAEVLWNDFMRHNPNNPKWADRDRFVLSNGHGSMLIYALLHLTGYDLSIEDLKQFRQLHSKTPGHPEYGYTPGVETTTGPLGQGITNAVGMAIAEKALAAQFNKPGHNIVDHYTYVFLGDGCLMEGISHEACSLAGALGLGKLIAIYDDNNISIDGEVRGHGDTPGWFLDDTPKRFEAYGWHVIPKVDGHDAEAIQAAIEQARAVSDKPSLICCQTIIGFGSPNKQGKEECHGAALGDDEIALTRENLGWNHAPFVIPDGIRQGWDAKERGAAAEADWNARFDAYAKAYPTEAAEFKRRMAGELPTDWSEKADAFIKSVVEKGETIASRKASQNALNGFGPLLPELMGGSADLAGSNLTLWKGCKGVSKADGGNYIFYGVREFGMSAIMNGIALHGGFIPYGATFLMFSEYARNALRMAALMKVHSIFVYTHDSIGLGEDGPTHQPVEQIPTLRLIPNMSVWRPCDAVESAVSWKLAVERKGTPSCLIFSRQNLAHMPRSEQQIADIARGGYILRDCAGTPDAIIIATGSEVELAMKAAEAMSDKAIRVVSMPSTDTFDKQDAAYKESVLPKAVTARVAVEAAVTDGWWKYVGSSGAVLGVDRFGESAPAGALFKEFGFTVENLVATVRGVL, encoded by the coding sequence ATGTCCTCACGCAGAGAACTTGCCAATGCCGTCCGCGCGCTCGCCATGGATGCGGTCCAGAAGGCCAACTCGGGCCATCCGGGCGCGCCCATGGGCATGGCCGACATCGCCGAGGTGTTGTGGAACGACTTCATGCGCCACAACCCGAACAACCCGAAGTGGGCCGACCGCGACCGCTTCGTGCTGTCCAACGGCCATGGCTCGATGCTGATCTATGCCCTGCTCCACCTGACCGGCTATGACCTGAGCATCGAGGATCTCAAGCAGTTCCGTCAGCTCCATTCCAAGACCCCCGGCCATCCCGAGTACGGCTATACGCCCGGTGTCGAGACCACCACAGGCCCGCTCGGTCAGGGCATTACCAACGCCGTCGGCATGGCCATCGCCGAGAAGGCACTGGCCGCGCAGTTCAACAAGCCGGGTCACAACATCGTCGACCACTACACCTATGTCTTCCTCGGCGACGGCTGCCTGATGGAAGGCATCTCGCACGAAGCCTGCTCGCTGGCCGGCGCTCTGGGCCTGGGCAAGCTGATCGCGATCTATGACGACAACAACATCTCGATCGACGGCGAGGTGCGCGGCCACGGCGACACGCCCGGCTGGTTCCTCGACGACACGCCCAAGCGCTTCGAGGCCTATGGCTGGCATGTGATCCCCAAGGTCGACGGCCACGACGCCGAGGCGATCCAGGCCGCCATCGAACAGGCGCGCGCCGTCTCCGACAAGCCGAGCCTGATCTGCTGCCAGACCATCATCGGCTTCGGCTCGCCGAACAAGCAGGGCAAGGAGGAGTGCCACGGCGCGGCGCTGGGTGACGATGAGATCGCCCTGACCCGCGAGAATCTGGGCTGGAATCACGCGCCCTTCGTCATTCCGGACGGCATCCGTCAGGGCTGGGACGCCAAGGAGCGCGGTGCAGCGGCCGAGGCCGACTGGAACGCCAGGTTCGACGCCTACGCCAAGGCGTATCCGACTGAAGCGGCTGAGTTCAAGCGCCGCATGGCCGGCGAACTGCCCACCGACTGGTCGGAGAAGGCCGACGCCTTCATCAAGTCCGTGGTCGAGAAGGGCGAGACCATCGCCTCGCGCAAGGCCTCGCAGAACGCGCTCAACGGCTTCGGCCCACTGCTGCCCGAGCTGATGGGCGGTTCGGCCGACCTGGCCGGCTCCAACCTGACCCTATGGAAGGGCTGCAAGGGCGTGAGCAAAGCCGACGGCGGCAATTACATCTTCTACGGCGTGCGCGAGTTCGGCATGTCGGCGATCATGAACGGCATCGCGCTGCATGGCGGGTTCATCCCCTATGGCGCGACCTTCCTCATGTTCTCCGAGTACGCGCGCAATGCGTTGCGCATGGCCGCGCTGATGAAGGTGCACTCGATCTTCGTCTACACCCACGACTCCATCGGTCTGGGCGAGGACGGCCCGACCCATCAGCCGGTCGAGCAGATCCCGACCCTGCGCCTGATCCCGAACATGAGCGTCTGGCGTCCCTGTGACGCGGTGGAATCGGCCGTGTCCTGGAAGCTGGCCGTCGAGCGCAAAGGCACCCCGAGCTGTCTGATCTTCTCGCGTCAGAATCTGGCCCACATGCCGCGTTCCGAGCAGCAGATCGCCGACATCGCACGCGGCGGTTACATCCTGCGCGATTGCGCCGGCACCCCGGATGCCATCATCATCGCCACCGGATCTGAGGTCGAGCTGGCCATGAAGGCCGCCGAGGCCATGAGCGACAAGGCGATCCGCGTGGTCTCCATGCCTTCGACCGACACCTTCGACAAGCAGGACGCCGCCTACAAGGAATCCGTGCTGCCCAAGGCCGTCACCGCGCGCGTGGCGGTCGAAGCGGCTGTGACCGACGGCTGGTGGAAGTACGTCGGCAGCTCGGGCGCGGTGCTCGGCGTCGACCGCTTCGGCGAATCCGCCCCAGCCGGTGCACTGTTCAAGGAGTTCGGCTTCACGGTCGAGAACCTGGTCGCCACGGTTCGCGGCGTGCTCTGA
- a CDS encoding GTPase, translated as MTQTSAWRELRRHHRRELWWLGLLGALILIPWLAGLAAGVWFIAHQGWTWYWWVGSVLLITLGFWLALSKLHRPQPPRVTLPFASPGASEAERVARQAVRRRAEAVEAGDLDSFEAIAPLIQGAFHDVAQAYSPDDQAALWRFTLPELLLMVEDFAQRLRTRVLLEQPMVRHIELSWVVTLLDLAGPVGRWWSVLRLLRWVDPSQALLAELRGGLTGKVFSVVGETAKAQVGVILIEQAGETAIKLYSGTYRRRVDELRPTAPQPLPETPDAPLTILPAGRRNAGKSALLNALLGKAGEPVGLLTPATADCRAYEFQSAQAGKLILVDCPGSDGQPKEPWPAQAAQSDLVLWVAAANRADRAADQRALAALDALTERSRTARRIPRALVLTHADKLDPP; from the coding sequence ATGACGCAGACGTCTGCATGGCGTGAATTGAGGCGGCATCATCGGCGCGAACTCTGGTGGCTGGGACTGCTCGGCGCCCTGATCCTGATTCCATGGCTGGCCGGACTGGCGGCCGGCGTCTGGTTCATCGCGCATCAGGGTTGGACCTGGTATTGGTGGGTCGGCTCGGTGCTGCTGATCACGCTTGGCTTCTGGCTGGCGCTGTCGAAGCTGCATCGGCCACAGCCGCCGCGCGTCACGCTGCCTTTCGCCTCTCCAGGGGCCTCGGAGGCCGAGCGCGTCGCCCGGCAGGCCGTGCGCCGGCGTGCTGAAGCCGTCGAGGCTGGGGATCTGGACAGCTTCGAGGCCATCGCTCCCCTGATACAGGGGGCCTTTCATGACGTGGCTCAAGCCTATTCACCGGACGATCAGGCGGCGTTGTGGCGCTTCACGCTGCCGGAACTGCTGTTGATGGTGGAGGATTTTGCACAGCGTCTGCGCACGAGGGTGCTGCTGGAGCAGCCGATGGTTCGGCACATCGAGCTGTCCTGGGTCGTCACGCTCCTGGATCTGGCCGGCCCGGTCGGCCGCTGGTGGAGCGTCCTGCGTCTGTTGCGCTGGGTCGATCCGAGCCAGGCGCTGTTGGCGGAGTTGCGCGGCGGTTTGACGGGCAAGGTGTTCAGCGTTGTCGGCGAGACGGCGAAGGCACAGGTCGGCGTGATCCTGATCGAGCAGGCCGGCGAGACGGCGATCAAGCTGTACTCCGGCACGTATCGGCGTCGGGTCGATGAGTTACGGCCGACCGCGCCGCAACCTCTCCCGGAAACGCCGGACGCCCCGCTGACGATCCTGCCGGCTGGACGCCGGAATGCCGGCAAGTCCGCCCTGCTCAATGCCCTGCTGGGCAAGGCCGGAGAGCCGGTTGGTTTGCTGACGCCCGCAACGGCGGACTGTCGCGCCTATGAATTTCAGTCGGCACAGGCCGGTAAGCTGATCCTGGTCGACTGTCCCGGCAGTGACGGCCAGCCGAAAGAACCCTGGCCGGCCCAGGCCGCGCAGAGCGATCTGGTGCTGTGGGTCGCGGCGGCGAATCGCGCCGATCGTGCCGCCGATCAACGCGCGCTGGCCGCACTCGATGCCCTGACCGAACGCAGCCGGACGGCACGCCGCATCCCGCGCGCGCTGGTGCTGACCCATGCCGATAAACTCGACCCGCCGTAG
- a CDS encoding YcjF family protein: MNAYHPYPFDGSLDDADRTGVPYPLSRVMLAQRLLFDRIPGAPPLFVPLDFTRPEQGIAPADYGAERLWDVLEQTLPEVSERLRGCTTRSTAIRAKVILPWAMAAATVNAVPVPVAGGLGSASLQAAMVVQIAQRLGFPTSWDLWREFVGALGAGFALGFGGSWAAQQILKVGLGWGTAIVASWTFAITWAIGEAALYYFSEKAAGRDLDRERLRARYHQALREARDRYKTLKRDRE, translated from the coding sequence GTGAACGCTTACCACCCATACCCCTTCGACGGCAGCCTGGACGATGCCGACCGCACCGGCGTTCCCTATCCGCTCAGCCGCGTCATGCTGGCCCAGCGCCTGCTGTTCGATCGGATTCCGGGCGCGCCGCCGCTGTTCGTGCCGCTGGACTTCACGCGCCCGGAACAGGGCATCGCACCGGCCGACTATGGCGCCGAGCGCCTATGGGACGTGCTGGAGCAGACCCTGCCGGAGGTCTCGGAGCGTTTGCGCGGATGCACGACACGCTCGACCGCCATTCGCGCCAAGGTGATCCTGCCCTGGGCCATGGCGGCGGCGACGGTGAACGCCGTACCCGTCCCAGTGGCCGGCGGACTGGGGTCGGCCAGCCTGCAAGCGGCGATGGTCGTGCAGATTGCACAGCGGCTGGGTTTTCCGACCAGCTGGGATCTGTGGCGCGAGTTCGTCGGCGCACTCGGCGCCGGCTTCGCATTGGGCTTCGGCGGCAGTTGGGCGGCGCAGCAGATCCTCAAGGTCGGACTCGGCTGGGGCACGGCGATCGTCGCCTCCTGGACCTTCGCCATCACCTGGGCGATCGGCGAGGCGGCGCTCTACTACTTCAGCGAGAAGGCCGCCGGACGAGACCTGGATCGCGAACGACTGCGCGCGCGTTACCATCAAGCTCTGCGTGAGGCGCGCGATCGCTACAAGACCCTCAAGCGCGACCGTGAATAG
- the metK gene encoding methionine adenosyltransferase — translation MSKDYIFTSESVSEGHPDKMADQISDAVLDEIYRRDPNHAKARVACETLVKTGFVMLAGEITVTDADLKIDYERVVRRVVKEIGYDNSECGFDGNNCGVLIALGEQSKDINQGVDRESEEAQGAGDQGLMFGYATNETDMLMPAPIDYAHRLVKRQAEVRKNGTLPWLRPDAKSQITVRYSQGKPVGVDAVVLSTQHSEDVSDSVLHEAVMEEIIKPVLSGTGWLHADTKYHINPTGKFVIGGPVGDCGLTGRKIIVDTYGGMARHGGGAFSGKDPSKVDRSAAYAGRYVAKNIVAAGLADKCEIQVSYAIGVAEPTSVSIETFGTNKISEDRIIELIRAHFDLRPYGIIRMLDLTNRELIKYQDTAAYGHFGRNEPGFTWERTDKADELRAAAGI, via the coding sequence ATGAGCAAGGACTACATCTTTACCTCCGAATCCGTTTCCGAAGGCCATCCGGACAAGATGGCTGACCAGATTTCCGACGCCGTCCTCGACGAGATCTATCGCCGCGACCCCAACCACGCCAAGGCGCGCGTGGCCTGCGAGACCCTGGTCAAGACCGGTTTCGTGATGCTGGCCGGTGAGATCACGGTCACGGACGCGGATCTCAAGATCGACTACGAGCGGGTCGTGCGCCGCGTGGTCAAGGAGATCGGCTACGACAACTCCGAGTGCGGCTTCGACGGCAACAACTGCGGCGTGCTGATCGCGCTCGGCGAGCAGTCCAAGGACATCAACCAGGGCGTCGACCGCGAGAGCGAGGAGGCCCAGGGCGCGGGCGACCAGGGTCTGATGTTCGGCTATGCCACCAACGAGACCGACATGCTGATGCCGGCGCCGATCGACTACGCCCATCGGCTGGTCAAGCGTCAGGCCGAGGTGCGCAAGAACGGCACATTGCCGTGGCTGCGTCCGGACGCCAAGTCGCAGATCACCGTGCGTTACAGCCAGGGCAAGCCGGTCGGGGTCGATGCCGTGGTGCTCTCGACTCAGCACAGCGAGGACGTCAGCGACAGCGTGCTGCACGAGGCGGTGATGGAGGAGATCATCAAGCCGGTGCTGAGTGGGACCGGCTGGCTGCATGCCGACACCAAGTATCACATCAACCCGACCGGCAAGTTCGTCATCGGCGGGCCTGTGGGCGACTGCGGTCTGACCGGGCGCAAGATCATCGTCGACACCTACGGCGGCATGGCGCGTCACGGCGGCGGGGCCTTCTCGGGCAAGGATCCGTCCAAGGTCGACCGTTCGGCGGCCTATGCCGGACGCTATGTGGCCAAGAACATCGTCGCCGCCGGTCTGGCCGACAAGTGCGAGATCCAGGTGTCCTATGCCATCGGTGTGGCCGAGCCGACCTCGGTCTCGATCGAGACCTTCGGCACCAACAAGATCAGCGAGGATCGCATCATCGAGCTGATCCGGGCGCACTTCGATCTGCGTCCCTACGGCATCATCCGTATGCTCGACCTGACCAACCGCGAGCTGATCAAGTATCAGGACACGGCGGCCTATGGTCACTTCGGGCGCAACGAGCCTGGATTCACCTGGGAGCGCACCGACAAGGCCGACGAGCTGCGCGCGGCGGCCGGCATTTGA